The proteins below come from a single Caulobacter segnis ATCC 21756 genomic window:
- a CDS encoding TrmH family RNA methyltransferase — protein MSTKTVTSLTNATVKAVRALHMRKEREESGLFLAEGLKIVIEAIDCGHAPKIVMYGPDAADHPMLKKAVAACLKAGGEVIEVNREILEKVSRRDNPQAVVAVFRQVFTPLTAIVPESAPCWVAMQAVRDPGNLGTVIRTADAAGCGGVILVGDCVDPYSVEGVRATMGSIFAVKIAKATIPEFLAWRETWPGSVVGTLLTATVDHKSADYVKPSLILMGNEQQGLPPELAAACDVNVKIPMRGRADSLNLSVATGIMIYTVTG, from the coding sequence ATGAGCACCAAGACCGTCACCTCCCTGACCAACGCCACCGTCAAGGCCGTCCGCGCCCTGCACATGCGCAAGGAGCGCGAGGAGAGCGGCCTGTTCCTGGCCGAGGGCCTGAAGATCGTCATCGAGGCGATCGACTGCGGCCACGCGCCGAAAATCGTCATGTACGGCCCCGACGCCGCCGACCATCCGATGCTGAAAAAGGCGGTCGCGGCCTGCCTCAAGGCCGGCGGCGAAGTCATTGAGGTCAATCGCGAAATCCTCGAGAAGGTCTCGCGCCGCGACAATCCTCAGGCGGTCGTGGCCGTGTTCCGTCAAGTGTTCACGCCGCTGACGGCCATCGTCCCCGAAAGCGCGCCCTGCTGGGTGGCCATGCAGGCGGTCCGCGACCCCGGCAACCTCGGCACCGTGATCCGCACCGCCGACGCGGCCGGCTGCGGCGGGGTGATCCTGGTCGGCGACTGCGTCGATCCCTATTCGGTCGAGGGCGTCCGCGCGACCATGGGCTCGATCTTCGCCGTGAAGATCGCCAAGGCCACCATCCCCGAGTTCCTCGCCTGGCGCGAAACCTGGCCCGGCAGCGTGGTCGGCACGCTGCTGACCGCCACCGTCGACCACAAGTCCGCCGACTACGTGAAGCCGTCGCTGATCCTGATGGGCAACGAGCAGCAAGGCCTGCCCCCCGAGCTGGCGGCGGCATGCGACGTGAATGTGAAGATCCCGATGCGCGGCCGGGCGGACAGCCTGAACCTGTCCGTGGCCACGGGGATCATGATTTATACGGTGACGGGGTAA